In Delphinus delphis chromosome X, mDelDel1.2, whole genome shotgun sequence, the DNA window TTTTCTCGGCCATTGCCATTTTCCTGCAGGCACTCCCCAACTGTCTGGACTCAATGGATAACAGCTGCTTGTACTGAGAAAGTGTTAGGTCATACGCTTCAAGGCGTGACTCCCCTTTCTTCCCCTTGGTTTCCCTGACAAGGCAGAGCAGCTCATTGGCATCATTTTGGGCTGCGAGGAACCCATCGGGCATTGCATATGTGCTCTCCTTAAGGGCATTTATCCTTGCAATCCGGGCATCAAAAGTCAGGTTGCTGAAGTCCACATCATCTGGGCCACTCAAGTCTTCGGCCCAGACCTTCAGAACTGAACCTCTGGACAGCTCCCCTCCTTGCTCCTGAATTCCGACAGCCAGGGGTGGGCTGCTTGGGTCTGGCGTGGCTTGAGTCATCTGTGGTcgaaagaggcaagagacgtgGTGATCGACCTCTCTCTGCTCTTCGTCCTCATCACCATCTTCATCCTGCCCTCCGTTCAGGAAGCAGTAGCTGAAAGGTCCCCGGCATCTCCAATTGCTGCCTTCCAGCTTCCGCAAGGGCAATGTCCTATACAGCTTTGAGTTTTTGTGAGCCGCTGGGGACCTTTTGTGAACTTTCCCCTCAGAGCTAAAGTGCATCGAGCTTTGGGAAAAACTTTTGGTGAGCTTCTTCCCTAGGGGGAGTTCTGCGTGCCTTTCTGAACTGGCCTCCTGTGCTTCTGTGATACCTGGACACTTTAAGCTGACTGCACCTTTGCTTCTCTCCCGGAAGGTCTCCAAACTTACAGATCCCGAGAGGATACTGCTGCTACGTCTCAGAGCCCTCTGGCTGGGGGGTGTCCTGAGGCTCCCCCCTCGCAGATCCAGTGGCCACCAGCTCACAGCCTCTCCGTAGGCCTGGTTTGCTTGGGAGAAATCAGTAGGGTCTTGATTTGGAATTGGCACCTTTGATTCCGAGTGAATGTTTGATGGTAGCAGGGTGGGATCAGCTTTAGGATGTTGAGGCCAAGCTGAAGGCATGCCTCCTCGTCTCTCCTTCCCAGGCTCTGTCAAAGCTACACTAGGGGTAGTAGGAAAACAGAGAGAATCATTAAGCACCTCATGGGTGGTCATTTTTACTAAATCTCTATGCGATGTCTGTCATCTCCCAAGGATGTACTCGAGAAGAACTACCATCTGCCAGGGTCGACCTGCTTTCCAAAGACGGCCTCCTGAAATCTTTAATagatttcaattttaatatattttaagaaatactagAGTCTCTTATTCCTGAAACGATTGATTCATTTGGCATTGTCTAGAAATCCCAAATGTTTTGAGGGAGACAGTGGAATTTTGTCAATTGCCTTGTTCCCGATATTTATCTATTAAAGCTTAGACACATAATGAGCAAACACACGTCTTACATACAGATTATTCAACCCTGTTTACGACATTTAAGCTCCATTTCAAGGAGTCAGGTTAATCCTGGCATCGGTTACCTTCCTAAAAAGAAGTGGCCTAATTTAATTAATGCAAATTAGGTATCTTCGCCTTTTAAAGAGGACCCCGTGAGGTTCGCCTGGTACAGGGTTTGAAGTTGAGACACTGGGAAAGTCCCAGAAAAGTTGTCATGTGGGGACAATGGCCTCCACCTCACAGAATTTTTGTGAGAAGCAAGAGGAATAGGTTAGGTGAAAGCTCTTTGTAAACTGCAAAGTGGCCTTTAATGAGTTTAGAGGTACAGATGCTAGTTGGGAGATGAGTTTGGTAACATTCGTAGATGGGTTTCCCAAGGCAGGTGAAGCCAGTGGTGAGTTTTGAGAAAGGAGATAATCTTAAAACGGCGGGAATGGAAATTAACCAATATAAGGTCTCACTAACATCTATTGACCTACATGGAAAAGACACTGCTGAGGATATAATTTGAAATTGCAAAGTATGAAATAGTGTCTGCTTTTGCCACAGGATGGCCGGCCAAGCGGATCTCGGAGACGGATAGGTGCCCACTGGGTGGCAGAATGGTGAAGGCGGGCACAGAAGGTGGCTGTGTTCGTGTTTCTACCTGGCgtctatattttattatttgggggaaaataaagcAGCTGATCGTGCATCCCCCCCAAACCTTTTAGACACTGCGGTAGGCCAGATACTTCAGAGTCCTCGTCTAGGAGAGTCTTACAGAGTAGGGAGGGCTCTGGAAGTACTGCTGAGAGGCAAAGGATCTTCCCCAATCTCTCCCGCCTCCCAGGTCCCCTGCTCTattttccttccttgcctctcaaAAAGGAAATGGCAAAATGAGAAATTCGACGTCTTGAGAAGGAAATCAAACTTTTGCGATTCTAGGCAATACGATCTTATAACTAAAAGTTGCACTGGGCGCTGCTAAAAGCCTACATTTAGAATTTAGGGAAAGAATGTTTGCTCCATCAAATTCTAAAAGCAAGACAGAGCAGGAAGCTAAAGGCCAGAAATGCCATTTCCACTACTGTCCAGACCTAGAAGTGCCAGTATTTATTCAACACTGGGGGAACAATGATTTGACACTTAACCTGGCCACAGTTCTgcagcctttttaaaaaacccttttccttttcctccagactttctatttttaggtttgttGTAAATTTGGTTTACGTGCTCCTGGCGGGTAACGCAGAGCGCTAAATCCGTCATTGCTGTACCTGTGGTTTCCTTAATCTTGGGGAGTCGATGACATCCGTCTCTCAAAGTGCCAAACAGGGGTTCGGCGTTAATGGCCGTGTGCAGGGCAGGCACTGTCATCCGTGGACACATCCCTTCTGTCTGTGGGTGTAATTCCTTAAAGGCGGCTCCGTGGCTGGGAAGCCCGGTGGCTCTCTCCTCGGAAGGAAGGTAACTCACGCCTTTCCCGGCAGCCTCAGGAATCAGGTGCTTCCCCATGGAGGGGCAGAGCGGGGACTCCACCGGAGTGGCACAAGTGCTGCTACTGCTACCCGTGCCACAGCCTGCGTCCACCGAGGAGCCTTGAGAGCTCTGCAGAGAAAAATGGCCCTCGCTCTGCAACGACGACATCCGCTTGGCCAAGTGGTAGTCACAAAGGCGGCCCACGCTCTCCTCCGCCTCGGGGAGCTTGGAAGGATGGTCACAGGTGGACGGGTCAGCATCGTCCGGGTTACCTAAGTCTTTGGCTGAAGACACACAGGTCACCTCTGTTAAGAAGTGGTCCCGCTGGCCAAGTCCTGAAACCTCAACGGCTTCTCCATCAGGAGCCCCATCATCCTTCCCTTCGGTCTCTGTGGTTCCCACAGCCAAAGCTCTGGGAAAGGTTATCCCTGTTGCTGCTTCCAACCCACTTTTTTCAGCCATAGGCCCCTCAGTGGCCACATACCATCTCTGGCTGTCCTTGCGAAAGGCAGTTCTCTCCAGGTTAAAAGTGCTCAGGTGCTGACTGTCCCTTGAAGACACACTAGCAAATTGACCTTTGGCGTCCTCCTCCACGTCTGCCGTTTTGGTCCCCTGCTGTTTTTTCCCTGGCATGCTCCCATTAAGGGATGCTTTCCCCTCCCCGTCGGCCGGCTGGCTTTTCCTTTTGCTGGTGCAGGAATATGCCATCGGCCCAATGTGCAGTTTGCCAAAATAGTCAGTGACTGACTTAGTCTCCATGGTTTCGGGCTCCATCTCCACGTGGCCCGAGTGAAGGATCTGCTTGGAAGGCACAACTTTGGGCGGGAGGTCGCTCACTGGACGGGGAGTGAGGGCATGGGAGGCCTTCGGAGGCAAGGCCCCAGGTGGGCTTTTGGAGGTGGGGAACTCTGTCTGCTCTTCCGCAAGGGGGTGGTAGCCTTCGTGAGTGGCCAAGAACATGCGGGAGAGGTTTTCTGACTGCTTCTGGGCCGTGGCCAGTTCAGAACTCTCCGTCATTTCCGAAGAGTTAGTTTCATTGCCCGAGTCTGACGAGGACTCGGGACTATAAGCCCGCAAGATGGCTACACCTGCAGGCCGTAAAAAACAAGAGCCGGTTAATGGATGCATCACAGGCACTAGGAGACATGTAAGAAAATGGGgctcattattattaaaaaaaaaaaaaagccaacttttTCCCTTTTCAGTAAGGACTCTGAGTTTATTGCACAGTTGTTCCggaaatggggggaaaaagaCGTGCCacgtgttttaaaaaaagaacaaccaaggacaccacacacacaaaaaccccaCGATGGTAGTTTCAGCACGTTTAGGAAACGGGACATGCGTGACATGAAGGACACATGACAGGACTCCAAGGGCGGATGGCTTGCAAGGATGAAATGATATGGCTATCAGTGAATAAATGTAACAATCGTGAAAGAACCTGAATTGTCACTGGTCTGCTGATCTTCCGACACGGACAGAGCTTCTAGAGTGTCCAGCGTGGAAACGACGGCGCTATCCAGGCCCTTCTCACACTTGCCCTCGGCGCTGGTGGGCACAGTGTCGATAAGGGACACGGGGATCTCGTCGTTCTGCAGGGTGCCGCCTGCCTCCTTGTCCCCCAGGAAGGGAGCGGCCTGGCCGTGACAGTCCTCCTCGTCGGAACTATCTCTGAAGCCAGGTGGAGGCGCGGCGATAGCCATGTTCAAGGAACGCAGCAGGAAGTCGTCCTCGTTGTCGTCCCCTTCGGGCGGGGGCAGGGACGTGAGGTCAATGATGTCATCGCTTGACCCAGACAGGTTGAGGATGGCCGGCTGGTTCATGTCTCCCACCACGAGGTCCTCCTCGCAGCTCACGTCATCCTCGTCCTCCGCGTCGTCGGCGTTCTCCGCGTAACAGATGTCGTGCAAGAGGGGCTCCTCTATGCCCTGGGCAGCCTCGAAGTTCTTCACGTCGCCTATGTTTGCATACACAGAATTGGCCACGAACTGGATGCCCTCTGCGTCTGGAGTGAGATCCAGGCTCTTCGTGTCATTGGCACCGCTGATGTAGAGATTCCTCTGCTTCTCCAGCAGTTCTGGACTCTGGTCCAGCAGTCTTTCATAGCCGAGAGTCGGGGGAGTGATACCATCATCCAAGGCGAGATCTCCAAAAATAAAGGACACTTTAGCTCCTCTTGGAGGCTCCTGTGCTTTCTTTAGAGCTTCTGGTCCTGAGAGAGTCAACAGGGACCGCTGAGCTAGACTTCTGTAGTCTGCCTTGCACGGAGCATCTCCCGGCTGGGTCAGCTGCTGGCTGAGTTCGTCTGAGTTATAGGTGTTGTCCATGTACAAGTGCCGGTGGTGGTCTTTTGGACACAAGGTGCCGTCTGGAATCTCAACTGCCTTCTGCTTTGCATCTATATATGTTATCTGTGCTTCTTGCTCCCCTTCGTCAATGAATGTGGTCACTTGGGGTACACAGTTCCAATCTGGGCCAAGGAGGTTatgctttcctttattttcagttCCTAAAGAGAAAGAGTCATGCAAAGACACATTACTGTGCTGTCTGGTTTCTGGGGGGCCTTGTCTCTGTTTCTTAACTTAATGGCTTGTAGCACCACTTTTGTGAATACGGTTGTTATTCAGCTTTCCAAATACGGTAGTGGTCGATTTAGGCTTCAGGTGCAAGGATTTCTTGGTTAGGAGAATT includes these proteins:
- the FRMPD4 gene encoding FERM and PDZ domain-containing protein 4, with the protein product MTANRDGRDCFINHMTQAIPFDDPRLESCQIIPPAPRRVEMRRDPVLGFGFVAGSEKPVVVRSVTPGGPSEGKLIPGDQIVMINDEPVSAAPRERVIDLVRSCKESILLAVIQPYPSPKSAFISAAKKARLKSNPVKVRFSEEVIINGQVSETVKDNSLLFMPNVLKVYLENGQTKSFRFDCTTSIKDVILTLQEKLSIKGIEHFSLMLEQRMEGAGTKLLLLHEQETLTQVTQRPSSHKMRCLFRISFVPKDPIDLLRRDPVAFEYLYVQSCNDVVQERFGPELKYDIALRLAALQMYIATVTTKQTQKISLKYIEKEWGLETFLPSAVLQSMKEKNIKKALSHLVKANQNLVPPGKKLSALQAKVHYLKFLSDLRLYGGRVFKATLVQAEKRSEVTLLVGPRYGISHVINTKTNLVALLADFSHVNRIEMFTEEENLVRVELHVLDVKPITLLMESSDAMNLACLTAGYYRLLVDSRRSIFNMANKKNAGTQDTGTENKGKHNLLGPDWNCVPQVTTFIDEGEQEAQITYIDAKQKAVEIPDGTLCPKDHHRHLYMDNTYNSDELSQQLTQPGDAPCKADYRSLAQRSLLTLSGPEALKKAQEPPRGAKVSFIFGDLALDDGITPPTLGYERLLDQSPELLEKQRNLYISGANDTKSLDLTPDAEGIQFVANSVYANIGDVKNFEAAQGIEEPLLHDICYAENADDAEDEDDVSCEEDLVVGDMNQPAILNLSGSSDDIIDLTSLPPPEGDDNEDDFLLRSLNMAIAAPPPGFRDSSDEEDCHGQAAPFLGDKEAGGTLQNDEIPVSLIDTVPTSAEGKCEKGLDSAVVSTLDTLEALSVSEDQQTSDNSGVAILRAYSPESSSDSGNETNSSEMTESSELATAQKQSENLSRMFLATHEGYHPLAEEQTEFPTSKSPPGALPPKASHALTPRPVSDLPPKVVPSKQILHSGHVEMEPETMETKSVTDYFGKLHIGPMAYSCTSKRKSQPADGEGKASLNGSMPGKKQQGTKTADVEEDAKGQFASVSSRDSQHLSTFNLERTAFRKDSQRWYVATEGPMAEKSGLEAATGITFPRALAVGTTETEGKDDGAPDGEAVEVSGLGQRDHFLTEVTCVSSAKDLGNPDDADPSTCDHPSKLPEAEESVGRLCDYHLAKRMSSLQSEGHFSLQSSQGSSVDAGCGTGSSSSTCATPVESPLCPSMGKHLIPEAAGKGVSYLPSEERATGLPSHGAAFKELHPQTEGMCPRMTVPALHTAINAEPLFGTLRDGCHRLPKIKETTALTEPGKERRGGMPSAWPQHPKADPTLLPSNIHSESKVPIPNQDPTDFSQANQAYGEAVSWWPLDLRGGSLRTPPSQRALRRSSSILSGSVSLETFRERSKGAVSLKCPGITEAQEASSERHAELPLGKKLTKSFSQSSMHFSSEGKVHKRSPAAHKNSKLYRTLPLRKLEGSNWRCRGPFSYCFLNGGQDEDGDEDEEQREVDHHVSCLFRPQMTQATPDPSSPPLAVGIQEQGGELSRGSVLKVWAEDLSGPDDVDFSNLTFDARIARINALKESTYAMPDGFLAAQNDANELLCLVRETKGKKGESRLEAYDLTLSQYKQLLSIESRQLGSACRKMAMAEKSPEEMLLAMTSSFQVLCCLTEACMRLVKVVNSETQRQEIVAKIDEVVINYICLLKAAEAATGKTTGDPNVGLSMRHSTTMAALVSTLTRSLKMLLNK